The following coding sequences lie in one Eremothecium sinecaudum strain ATCC 58844 chromosome IV, complete sequence genomic window:
- the TIF3 gene encoding Tif3p (Syntenic homolog of Ashbya gossypii ABR179C; Syntenic homolog of Saccharomyces cerevisiae YPR163C (TIF3)), whose amino-acid sequence MAPPAKKNVIKMDLNSFLNDDSLGDSWADDQVDLNNINLPLQNVAASNTIPLDQLASAGKGGHLDSALMPPKRERVEYPVPNKPPYRARISNLPWDVSDEGILAWTEDNLEKPGCVAKVVAPKDNDSDRLIGWAFVVFNEREDLVKALRLSGCKLNDRTVYVSVAAPKDFSGEEINFAGARGANFQSSAAFKDLDWTAAKGSNFKEKKPRREEPELSAEMRGANFRSADRMQESRGNSYESRERKPRRDEPELNWLEMRGANFKPEERTQESKGYSFEPRERKPRKSEPDLDWANMKGSNFHSGERRAKRSTQEFDFASARNGKPASVSAKKVETPAPKEETPKAKRSTYDVLHVDSDGDDEEEETEKPTEQNTAKDPVAEINQATNNLSLDEDAEWETVGKK is encoded by the coding sequence ATGGCTCCTCCTGCAAAGAAAAATGTTATCAAAATGGACTTGAACTCGTTCTTGAACGACGATTCATTAGGTGATTCATGGGCCGATGACCAAGTCGATTTGAATAATATCAACTTGCCACTGCAAAATGTTGCAGCCTCGAATACGATTCCTCTAGATCAGTTGGCAAGTGCCGGTAAGGGTGGTCATTTGGATAGTGCTTTAATGCCTCCAAAAAGAGAGCGTGTAGAGTATCCGGTTCCAAATAAGCCGCCATATAGGGCTAGAATCAGCAACCTTCCATGGGATGTTTCAGATGAAGGTATCCTTGCATGGACCGAGGATAACTTGGAGAAGCCAGGCTGTGTGGCGAAGGTTGTTGCTCCTAAAGACAACGACTCGGATAGATTGATAGGGTGGGCGTTTGTCGTTTTTAATGAGCGTGAAGATCTGGTGAAGGCGTTGAGGTTAAGTGGGTGCAAATTAAACGACCGTACCGTCTATGTATCTGTTGCTGCTCCTAAGGATTTCTCTGGCGAAGAAATAAACTTTGCTGGAGCTAGAGGTGCTAATTTCCAAAGTTCAGCTGCGTTCAAGGATCTAGATTGGACTGCTGCCAAGGGCTCTAACTTcaaggaaaagaaacctAGAAGAGAAGAACCAGAACTAAGCGCTGAAATGAGAGGTGCTAACTTCAGATCCGCAGATCGTATGCAGGAAAGCAGAGGAAACAGTTACGAGTCTAGAGAACGTAAGCCTAGAAGAGATGAACCAGAACTAAACTGGCTCGAAATGAGAGGCGCTAACTTCAAGCCAGAAGAACGCACCCAAGAGAGTAAAGGATACAGTTTTGAACCTAGAGAACGTAAGCCAAGAAAGTCCGAACCTGACTTGGACTGGGCTAACATGAAGGGCTCAAATTTCCACTCGGGAGAGAGAAGGGCAAAAAGAAGTACCCAGGAGTTTGACTTCGCCAGTGCCAGAAATGGTAAACCAGCCAGTGTTTCTGCTAAGAAAGTCGAAACCCCAGCACCAAAGGAGGAAACTCCTAAGGCTAAGAGATCTACCTACGATGTTCTTCATGTTGACAGCGACGGTGATgacgaggaagaagaaacaGAAAAGCCTACTGAACAAAACACTGCCAAAGATCCAGTCGCTGAAATAAACCAAGCTACTAACAACTTATCCTTAGACGAAGACGCCGAATGGGAAACCGTTGGTAAAAAATAA